Proteins encoded together in one Maledivibacter sp. window:
- a CDS encoding ABC-F family ATP-binding cassette domain-containing protein translates to MNILTVDNISKSYGEKILFDDISFTINDNDKIGLIGINGTGKSTLLKIIAGYESSDSGDVRVPRGKAIEYLPQNPEFDANATVLEQIFKGDSPSIKLIREYEKTLEELSIDPENSDLQKLLLKLTDDMNAQNAWDLESQVKTILTKLGVTGFNKKMGTLSGGQKKRVALSSALISPCDLLILDEPTNHMDNMTIDWLENYLSNRRGALLMVTHDRYFLDRVVNRTLELDYGKIYSYTGNYSQFIEKKIERKNLECAIERKRQNLYRKELAWIRTGAKARTTKQKARIQRFEELENAKNNIDHSKVDISVGHSRLGKKVIELKNISKSFGSNLIIKDFDYTFSRDDRVGIIGDNGIGKSTLLNLITGKCMPDSGIIDIGLTVKIGYFSQESEDMDPNLRAIEYIRESAEYITTSDGTKISASQMMERFLFSDDMQWTYISRLSGGEKRRLYLLKILMHAPNVLILDEPTNDLDIDTLKVLEDYIDEFNGAVITVSHDRYFLDRSCNRIFYFKGKGKILEHTGNYTDFISYQNRIIPNESKEKRVEKVKNSTIANSKQPKLKFSYKEKLEYEKIDSEIENLENELAKLEVQIQENSRDFIKLQGLIDEKDKIEEELLFKMERQEYLDNLAEKINKSKL, encoded by the coding sequence ATGAATATTTTAACTGTTGATAACATTTCTAAAAGCTATGGAGAAAAAATACTTTTTGATGATATATCATTTACTATAAACGATAATGACAAGATTGGTTTAATAGGTATTAATGGTACGGGTAAATCTACACTTCTCAAAATAATAGCTGGATATGAATCCAGCGACTCTGGAGATGTAAGGGTTCCAAGGGGAAAGGCTATCGAATATTTACCACAAAATCCTGAATTTGATGCTAATGCCACTGTTTTAGAGCAAATATTTAAAGGTGATTCTCCCTCAATTAAACTAATAAGGGAGTATGAAAAAACCCTGGAGGAGCTTTCAATAGACCCTGAAAATTCCGATCTACAAAAGCTACTCTTGAAGCTAACAGATGATATGAATGCACAAAACGCTTGGGATCTTGAAAGCCAAGTTAAAACGATACTAACAAAGCTTGGGGTCACTGGCTTCAATAAAAAAATGGGTACATTATCAGGTGGACAAAAGAAAAGGGTTGCATTGTCAAGTGCTTTAATCTCTCCCTGTGACCTACTTATCCTAGACGAACCTACTAACCATATGGACAACATGACTATAGATTGGCTTGAAAATTATTTAAGTAATAGAAGGGGTGCCTTGCTAATGGTTACCCATGACAGATATTTTCTAGATAGGGTTGTTAACAGGACTTTAGAGCTTGACTATGGCAAAATATATTCTTATACGGGTAATTATTCACAATTTATTGAGAAAAAAATTGAAAGAAAAAATCTAGAATGTGCCATTGAACGGAAAAGACAGAACCTATATAGAAAAGAACTGGCGTGGATTAGGACTGGAGCAAAGGCTAGAACTACAAAACAAAAGGCAAGAATTCAGAGGTTTGAAGAATTAGAAAATGCTAAAAATAATATAGACCACTCAAAGGTAGATATATCCGTTGGGCATTCCAGATTAGGAAAAAAAGTTATTGAGCTTAAGAATATATCTAAAAGCTTTGGTTCAAATCTAATAATTAAGGATTTTGATTATACTTTTTCAAGAGATGATCGAGTGGGTATAATCGGTGATAATGGAATTGGTAAATCTACACTTCTAAATCTGATAACCGGTAAATGCATGCCGGACAGTGGAATTATCGATATTGGATTAACAGTAAAAATTGGATACTTCTCACAGGAATCAGAGGATATGGACCCTAACCTTCGCGCTATAGAATATATTAGAGAAAGTGCAGAATATATAACAACCTCGGATGGAACTAAAATAAGTGCATCCCAAATGATGGAAAGATTTTTATTTTCCGATGATATGCAGTGGACCTATATATCAAGACTATCTGGCGGTGAAAAAAGACGACTATATCTTCTAAAGATTCTCATGCATGCTCCTAATGTACTCATTTTAGATGAGCCTACAAACGATCTAGATATTGATACCCTCAAGGTCTTAGAAGATTACATCGATGAATTTAATGGTGCTGTTATAACCGTATCCCATGATAGATATTTTTTAGATAGAAGTTGTAATAGAATCTTTTACTTTAAGGGAAAGGGGAAAATATTAGAGCATACGGGTAATTACACTGACTTTATTTCTTATCAAAATAGAATAATTCCTAATGAATCAAAGGAAAAAAGGGTCGAAAAAGTTAAAAACTCTACGATAGCAAATTCAAAACAACCAAAGCTAAAGTTTTCTTATAAAGAAAAGCTAGAATATGAAAAAATAGATTCTGAGATCGAAAACCTAGAAAATGAACTGGCTAAATTAGAAGTGCAAATCCAAGAAAATTCAAGGGATTTCATTAAGCTTCAAGGGCTCATAGACGAAAAGGATAAAATCGAAGAAGAACTATTATTTAAAATGGAACGGCAAGAATATCTTGATAATCTTGCAGAAAAAATTAATAAATCGAAGCTATAG
- a CDS encoding selenium metabolism-associated LysR family transcriptional regulator, with protein sequence MDFKQLETFVAVAKLKSFSKAAENLFITQPTVSNHIIGLEKQLNTVLINRANKNITLTKAGTLLYEYAIDILNKRDNAFFSLNQFMGKIEGILEISSSTIPEQYFLPELLKKFSKIYPDVKYVLRKYDTSQVINKILSGEIDFGIVGAKKDFKQLEYLEILDDNIILAASNKGQYSKINRITLKDLLHLPLIMREEGSGTRNIVEILLEEHNFSTDNLNVIAYIEDTETIKQCVKKELGVTFISQQAVSSDIRNHLIKRIHIRDFEFKRKFYFVYHKSRALSPLAETFKKFVLESRK encoded by the coding sequence ATGGATTTTAAACAGTTAGAAACCTTCGTGGCAGTAGCAAAGCTGAAAAGCTTTTCAAAGGCTGCTGAAAACCTTTTTATTACTCAGCCAACAGTAAGTAATCATATAATTGGTTTAGAAAAACAACTTAATACTGTGTTAATAAATAGAGCTAATAAAAACATCACCTTAACAAAGGCTGGTACTCTGCTTTATGAATATGCTATCGATATTCTAAACAAAAGAGATAATGCATTTTTTTCCCTTAATCAGTTTATGGGTAAAATTGAAGGAATATTAGAGATTTCATCAAGCACTATACCAGAACAATATTTTCTTCCTGAACTTTTGAAAAAGTTCAGCAAGATATATCCTGATGTTAAATATGTTTTAAGAAAGTATGATACCAGTCAAGTAATTAATAAAATATTATCTGGAGAAATAGATTTTGGTATTGTTGGTGCTAAAAAAGATTTTAAGCAATTAGAATATCTAGAAATTTTAGATGACAATATTATTCTTGCGGCTTCAAATAAGGGTCAATATTCTAAGATCAATCGTATTACATTAAAGGATCTACTGCATCTTCCACTAATTATGCGTGAAGAAGGCTCTGGAACAAGAAATATAGTTGAAATTTTACTTGAGGAACATAATTTCTCTACGGATAATTTAAATGTAATAGCTTATATTGAAGATACGGAAACTATAAAGCAATGTGTTAAAAAGGAATTAGGTGTTACATTTATATCCCAGCAGGCTGTTAGTAGCGATATAAGAAATCATCTTATAAAAAGGATTCATATAAGGGATTTTGAATTTAAAAGAAAGTTCTATTTTGTTTATCATAAAAGCAGGGCACTTTCTCCTCTGGCTGAAACCTTTAAAAAATTTGTTTTAGAATCTAGAAAATAA
- a CDS encoding carbohydrate ABC transporter permease: MDTLKKICRYVVVTLIALISITPFYVLVLLATSPPSRSFMDETNFLPMIYFQNFAEAWKASKIGLAILNSLIITIGAVTIIVLLASSAGYAIARTKNKFNRIILNVLLLSMMIPGIINTVPLYTLMIKIGGIDSYWGMILVCATNSLPFSIFLYTSFIKTVSKEIEEAAIIDGCTQFSAFFRVVFPLLKPVTSAVVIINGLGVWNNYAQAVFFLQSQSKRTIPLAISMFFQQYGAKWNLMAASAVIGVAPAVIAFLIFQKYFIKGITAGSVKG; this comes from the coding sequence ATGGATACTTTAAAGAAAATATGCAGGTATGTGGTAGTTACACTTATAGCACTGATTTCCATAACCCCATTTTATGTGTTGGTCTTATTGGCAACAAGTCCTCCTTCTAGAAGCTTTATGGATGAAACAAATTTTTTACCTATGATATATTTTCAAAATTTTGCTGAAGCGTGGAAAGCATCTAAGATTGGTTTAGCAATCTTAAACTCTTTGATAATAACTATTGGTGCAGTAACGATAATTGTATTACTTGCTAGTTCAGCAGGATATGCAATAGCTAGAACTAAAAATAAATTCAATCGTATTATCTTAAATGTATTACTTTTATCAATGATGATTCCCGGGATCATAAACACAGTACCACTTTATACATTGATGATTAAAATAGGGGGAATAGATTCCTACTGGGGAATGATCTTAGTTTGTGCTACGAATTCCCTTCCATTTTCTATTTTCCTATATACAAGCTTTATAAAAACTGTGTCAAAGGAAATTGAAGAAGCCGCCATCATTGATGGGTGTACTCAATTCTCAGCCTTCTTTAGAGTAGTATTTCCGCTACTAAAGCCTGTGACCTCTGCTGTGGTTATTATCAATGGTCTAGGGGTTTGGAATAATTATGCTCAAGCTGTATTTTTCCTTCAAAGCCAAAGCAAAAGAACCATACCATTGGCGATATCAATGTTTTTTCAACAATATGGAGCAAAATGGAATCTAATGGCCGCATCGGCTGTAATAGGGGTTGCCCCAGCGGTGATAGCATTCTTAATCTTCCAAAAGTACTTTATTAAGGGAATAACAGCCGGTTCAGTGAAAGGGTGA
- a CDS encoding rhodanese-like domain-containing protein, with protein MEYVHEGVEKYFKNLRNGCNNLINCQQLKERMVAGEELFLLDIRKKDDYQKGHIEGAFHAEWPEVLDFIKEDVFKKDDKVIVICYTGQTAGQIVSILRVLGYDACSLMGGMMNGWLKDDMPIQASCST; from the coding sequence ATGGAATATGTTCATGAAGGCGTTGAGAAGTATTTTAAAAATTTACGGAATGGCTGTAATAACCTAATTAATTGCCAGCAATTAAAAGAAAGAATGGTAGCGGGAGAAGAATTGTTTTTACTTGATATTAGAAAAAAAGATGATTACCAAAAAGGGCATATAGAAGGTGCCTTTCATGCTGAATGGCCAGAAGTATTAGATTTTATCAAAGAAGATGTTTTTAAGAAAGATGATAAAGTTATTGTTATATGCTATACTGGTCAAACCGCTGGGCAAATTGTATCCATCCTTAGAGTTCTAGGTTATGATGCTTGCTCTTTAATGGGAGGCATGATGAATGGTTGGTTAAAAGATGATATGCCAATTCAGGCAAGCTGTAGTACATGA
- a CDS encoding sugar ABC transporter permease: protein MEKIRYKINSNLHKFMAIPAMILFSIFFIYPLLRGIGLSLTDYNGMTPPNFIGLDNFIDFFKDDRAKTDVVNTIFFAAACAPLLNIFGFIYALILDKDFRGKSIVRAIVYLPAVISPLIMGYTWYFILQPKRGLLFAVTNMLNLNVFTGNWMQDRYTALWVLVVVNVWQYVGMTMIIYLAGLQSIPQEMYEVSKIEGASKFQTLRHVTLPLMIQSIKINVITNIIGSLSVFEIIMALTKGGPGYSTESLSIYIMRMCYGSFTGYSTAVAIILFLIILVPVIISLRWMRTREFEI, encoded by the coding sequence GTGGAAAAAATAAGGTATAAGATAAACTCGAATTTGCACAAATTTATGGCAATACCCGCTATGATTCTTTTCTCAATATTTTTCATTTATCCACTTTTAAGGGGAATAGGGCTTAGCTTAACGGATTATAATGGAATGACGCCACCAAATTTTATCGGCCTTGATAATTTTATTGATTTCTTCAAGGATGATAGAGCAAAAACAGATGTGGTTAACACTATTTTTTTTGCTGCTGCCTGTGCGCCACTATTAAATATATTTGGTTTTATATATGCACTGATCTTAGATAAGGACTTTAGGGGGAAAAGTATAGTAAGGGCAATAGTATATTTGCCAGCCGTTATAAGTCCTTTGATAATGGGATACACATGGTACTTTATACTGCAACCCAAAAGAGGACTTTTGTTTGCAGTGACAAATATGCTCAACTTAAATGTTTTCACTGGAAACTGGATGCAAGATAGATATACAGCTCTATGGGTGCTAGTAGTTGTAAACGTATGGCAGTATGTGGGGATGACGATGATAATTTATCTTGCAGGGCTTCAATCAATACCCCAAGAGATGTATGAGGTTAGCAAAATTGAAGGAGCAAGCAAATTTCAAACCCTTAGACATGTTACATTACCACTTATGATTCAATCTATAAAAATAAATGTCATAACAAATATTATTGGTTCTTTATCGGTATTTGAAATTATCATGGCTCTTACTAAGGGTGGACCAGGATATAGTACAGAATCATTGAGTATATATATAATGCGTATGTGCTATGGAAGCTTTACGGGGTATTCTACAGCCGTAGCCATTATATTGTTTTTGATAATTTTAGTTCCAGTAATTATATCCTTAAGATGGATGAGAACAAGAGAATTTGAAATATAG
- a CDS encoding response regulator — translation MYKLMIVDDEPLTREYMKINVPRLDQRWTVSAEAMEGTEALTILQNEKIDLIITDIKMPIMDGLKLCELIHKEFPNQKVVILSGFEEFEFAKKAMTFGVKDYILKPIVKSDLKNLLNDMAIKIEKDSNREITFKAMMDLSNESRKQIVRNFLKAVVTNSYIEVKSLYPILFKMKENLIESDASIMLLSIDEEVFLQNSMSTNEIHILKFILNEMVSNIFQGEDSIKVFCDDQENTLILINIDNNKDFNKEYSKIFNTLSKAFLDKTGITISCGVGEPENEVLQLHSSYQKALTILKNKLIKPQKKLYIYSEDNNNLDKILKIDDALSLIKSSILNNDSISYNIALSNYINLIEDFTLSNILIFGIHMLKSLHGLDSTKDEYSSLAMNKLKDLCSSCNVDLTHTQVLSIYKEVGNLFNKSYNKLENEGDIVSTSKEYIYAHYKEPLSLALIADKLCVSPSYLSSVFHKNVGEPYTKFITRIRMEEAAKLFRTDYKIKVYDVAERVGYISVKHFSHIFKKYYNLSPSEYKTKFTLDI, via the coding sequence ATGTATAAATTAATGATTGTGGACGATGAACCTCTTACCAGGGAATATATGAAAATAAATGTCCCTAGGTTAGACCAAAGATGGACTGTTTCGGCAGAGGCTATGGAAGGTACTGAAGCATTGACAATTCTACAAAATGAAAAAATTGATTTGATAATCACTGATATTAAAATGCCAATAATGGATGGACTAAAACTCTGTGAATTGATACATAAAGAATTTCCTAATCAGAAAGTAGTTATCCTATCAGGCTTTGAAGAATTTGAATTTGCTAAAAAGGCTATGACATTTGGAGTAAAGGACTACATTTTAAAGCCAATAGTGAAATCAGATTTAAAAAACCTACTAAATGATATGGCTATAAAAATTGAAAAGGATAGCAATAGGGAAATAACTTTTAAGGCTATGATGGATTTATCTAATGAATCCAGAAAGCAGATAGTTCGAAACTTCTTAAAGGCTGTGGTTACAAACTCCTATATCGAAGTAAAATCCCTTTATCCCATCCTATTTAAAATGAAGGAAAACCTTATAGAATCCGACGCATCAATTATGTTACTTAGCATCGACGAAGAAGTATTTCTTCAAAACAGTATGTCAACAAATGAAATACATATCTTAAAATTCATTCTAAACGAAATGGTATCTAATATTTTTCAGGGTGAAGACTCTATTAAGGTTTTTTGTGATGATCAAGAAAACACTTTAATATTAATAAACATTGATAACAACAAGGACTTTAACAAAGAATATAGTAAAATTTTTAATACCCTTTCAAAAGCATTCCTTGATAAAACTGGTATTACAATATCCTGTGGTGTAGGCGAACCTGAGAATGAAGTGCTTCAGCTTCATTCTTCATATCAAAAGGCACTGACAATATTAAAAAACAAGCTGATAAAGCCTCAAAAAAAGCTCTATATTTATTCAGAAGATAACAACAATCTAGACAAAATCCTTAAAATTGATGATGCTTTATCATTAATAAAATCTTCAATCCTAAATAATGATTCCATATCCTATAATATAGCCCTATCAAATTATATAAATCTAATAGAGGACTTTACTCTATCAAATATTTTAATCTTTGGAATTCACATGTTAAAATCCTTACATGGCTTAGATTCTACCAAGGATGAGTACTCAAGCTTAGCTATGAACAAATTAAAGGATTTATGTTCTTCATGCAATGTTGATTTAACCCATACTCAGGTATTATCCATATATAAAGAAGTGGGAAATTTATTTAATAAAAGCTATAACAAGTTAGAAAATGAAGGAGATATTGTATCAACATCCAAGGAATATATTTATGCTCATTATAAAGAGCCCCTAAGTCTTGCACTAATAGCCGACAAACTTTGTGTTTCTCCAAGCTATTTAAGCAGTGTATTTCATAAAAATGTAGGTGAACCCTATACAAAATTCATTACGAGGATCAGAATGGAGGAAGCAGCAAAACTATTTAGAACAGATTATAAAATAAAGGTTTATGATGTAGCTGAAAGAGTCGGATATATAAGTGTAAAACATTTTTCCCACATTTTTAAGAAATATTACAATCTATCTCCCAGCGAATATAAGACAAAATTTACTTTAGACATTTGA
- a CDS encoding sensor histidine kinase, with product MTHNYRIKNLGISFKLVVSTALLILSSVFLVSYLSYIKYTDDFKEQSSKQVQQTLDQVSLNIDTYLDDLFRLSLSPYYNDDVIDALDRKIDDDDLQFLSRERTIENFLDQMMIFPREDILRVFIITDRIYKSERIPSTLDNTLSPKKYDWYTKALETEKPIFVPAHLEQLIKKPKHIVFSVVNKIKSTRNLNRILGIIKVDANYSRIASICEGVNTGDYSGLFIIDENKNIIFSSLDNIPYDEYLNFYRNASQTKDSYILSEYNEKHYLLNIAKTTHANWSIIGVNSLNEINKKAVVTRNNSFLMAFFCSIFAIFILVFFIKWFLNPLLCIVSRVRKVESGDFTVKFPSDKDDEIGYLGTSLNDMVKRIDYMMKENTDLVKQVYEAKYLQKEAQVKNLFNQIRPHFIYNTLNMISLFIQCGKEDKAVDNINKLSSILRGMSHLDKDITLEYELKLLDSYLSIQYSRFDGRLKYSINIDEKFNSYIIPALLFQPIVENAVIHGCEAKKDLTDINIFSHEESDKIIFTIEDNGIGMTKEELNTLRSKIYNYTTNQDDLLDMENRGSGIGLVNVHKRIQIKYGKDYGLHINSTFGVGTIVRLTLPRFDYKGGYTNV from the coding sequence ATGACCCACAATTATAGAATAAAAAATTTAGGTATAAGCTTCAAGCTTGTAGTAAGTACTGCACTACTTATTTTATCCTCTGTATTTCTAGTTTCTTATTTATCCTACATTAAGTATACAGATGATTTTAAGGAGCAGTCATCTAAACAGGTACAACAAACCCTTGACCAAGTATCCTTAAATATTGATACTTATCTGGATGACTTATTTAGGCTTTCATTATCTCCATATTATAACGATGATGTCATTGATGCCCTTGATAGGAAGATTGACGATGACGATCTGCAATTTTTAAGCAGGGAAAGAACTATTGAAAATTTTCTCGATCAAATGATGATCTTTCCTAGAGAAGATATTTTAAGGGTCTTTATCATAACCGATAGAATCTACAAAAGTGAACGTATTCCATCGACCTTGGATAATACATTAAGCCCTAAAAAATATGACTGGTATACAAAGGCCCTTGAAACTGAGAAGCCAATATTTGTTCCAGCCCACTTAGAACAATTGATTAAAAAACCAAAACATATAGTTTTTTCCGTTGTAAATAAAATTAAAAGTACAAGAAATCTTAATAGAATTCTTGGGATAATTAAGGTTGATGCTAATTACTCCCGTATTGCGTCGATATGCGAAGGAGTAAATACTGGAGATTATAGCGGGCTTTTTATAATTGATGAGAATAAAAATATTATCTTCTCATCCCTTGATAATATTCCCTATGATGAATATTTAAATTTCTACAGAAATGCTTCCCAAACTAAAGATTCTTACATACTCAGTGAGTACAACGAAAAACATTATTTGCTGAACATAGCGAAAACTACCCATGCGAATTGGTCAATTATAGGTGTAAACTCCCTTAACGAAATAAACAAAAAAGCTGTTGTAACTAGAAACAATAGTTTTCTTATGGCTTTTTTCTGTTCAATATTTGCGATCTTTATACTAGTATTTTTTATCAAATGGTTTTTGAATCCCCTACTTTGTATTGTTTCCAGAGTAAGAAAAGTAGAATCGGGAGATTTTACAGTTAAGTTTCCCAGTGATAAAGATGATGAAATAGGTTATCTTGGAACATCCCTAAATGATATGGTAAAAAGAATAGACTATATGATGAAGGAAAATACAGATTTAGTTAAACAGGTATATGAAGCTAAATATCTTCAAAAAGAAGCACAAGTGAAGAATCTTTTCAATCAAATAAGACCACATTTTATATACAATACCTTAAACATGATAAGCTTGTTTATTCAATGTGGAAAGGAAGACAAGGCAGTTGATAATATCAATAAATTGAGTAGTATATTAAGGGGCATGTCCCATCTGGATAAGGATATAACTTTAGAATACGAGCTGAAACTATTAGATTCATATCTTAGTATCCAATATAGTAGATTTGATGGTAGACTCAAATACTCAATTAATATAGATGAAAAATTTAATTCTTACATAATACCAGCCCTTTTATTCCAGCCAATAGTAGAAAATGCCGTTATTCATGGCTGTGAAGCAAAAAAAGATTTGACTGATATAAATATTTTTTCCCATGAAGAAAGTGATAAAATTATATTTACCATAGAAGACAATGGAATAGGAATGACTAAGGAAGAACTTAATACTTTGAGAAGTAAAATATATAACTATACCACTAACCAGGATGATCTTTTAGACATGGAAAACAGAGGCAGCGGTATTGGGCTTGTAAATGTACATAAAAGAATTCAAATAAAGTATGGTAAAGACTATGGACTACATATAAATAGCACCTTTGGAGTTGGAACTATTGTTAGATTGACTCTTCCAAGATTTGACTATAAAGGGGGATATACGAATGTATAA
- a CDS encoding extracellular solute-binding protein has product MIKKRISLLMALVLIIGSFVGCGAKTENVQSKEEPVKIKFFTGKVETVDLINGMIKEFNAQNPDIIVEQEFQKEASNAIKIKFASNAAPDITTVVTQDYIDQGKYMDLSGEEQWWSRMNPSIKQMCTDVKTNKQFKIASNMTMAGMFYNKEIFDELGLKEATTWDEFKNNLMVIKEKRPDVTPMFVGGNDSWMLGHLIEFMAHGVVKQKYGTTEAKKAFLSNEDEKLQFGAENGPMDSFGKRFLELKDNGLLNEDFLTATYDNQIEAFANGKAAVISQGMWALGGILEKNENMKDIGFSPYPPIVDGTKSVILSAEDSVYAITSDCKHKEEAKRFLDFMFNKQNLKKYSEFIKSPCAFKDVDADWGIIKDEVGKALSNGVNIGFTNECPSGFSGDDAGRLVQNLYAGEYQSTLDFAKAYKENWDKAWNATNK; this is encoded by the coding sequence ATGATTAAAAAGAGAATTTCACTACTTATGGCTTTAGTTCTAATTATAGGCTCATTTGTAGGCTGTGGGGCCAAAACAGAAAATGTTCAATCCAAGGAAGAACCTGTAAAGATAAAGTTTTTTACAGGGAAGGTTGAAACGGTTGATCTTATCAATGGTATGATTAAAGAATTTAATGCTCAAAATCCGGATATCATTGTTGAACAAGAGTTTCAGAAAGAGGCCAGTAATGCAATAAAAATAAAGTTTGCCTCAAATGCTGCTCCAGATATAACAACAGTAGTTACTCAAGACTATATTGATCAAGGTAAATACATGGATCTATCAGGAGAAGAACAGTGGTGGTCAAGGATGAATCCATCGATAAAACAAATGTGTACTGATGTAAAGACAAATAAACAATTTAAAATAGCAAGTAATATGACAATGGCTGGAATGTTTTATAATAAAGAAATATTTGATGAGCTTGGATTAAAAGAAGCAACGACGTGGGATGAATTTAAAAATAACCTAATGGTTATAAAGGAAAAAAGACCTGATGTGACTCCCATGTTTGTTGGTGGGAATGATTCATGGATGCTAGGGCACCTAATAGAGTTTATGGCCCACGGTGTTGTAAAACAAAAATATGGAACTACTGAAGCAAAAAAAGCTTTTCTTTCCAATGAAGATGAAAAACTTCAATTTGGCGCTGAAAATGGACCAATGGATAGTTTCGGGAAAAGATTCTTAGAATTGAAGGACAATGGACTATTAAATGAAGACTTCTTAACTGCAACATACGATAACCAAATAGAAGCCTTTGCTAATGGTAAGGCCGCTGTTATTAGCCAAGGTATGTGGGCTTTAGGTGGGATACTTGAGAAAAATGAAAATATGAAGGATATAGGTTTTTCGCCCTATCCACCTATCGTAGACGGTACAAAATCAGTAATCCTAAGTGCCGAGGATTCAGTGTATGCTATTACCTCTGACTGTAAGCATAAGGAGGAGGCAAAGAGATTTCTTGATTTTATGTTTAATAAACAAAACTTAAAGAAATATAGTGAATTTATAAAGTCGCCTTGTGCGTTCAAAGATGTTGATGCGGATTGGGGAATTATTAAGGATGAAGTAGGAAAGGCCTTGAGCAATGGTGTAAATATTGGTTTTACAAATGAATGTCCATCAGGCTTTTCCGGAGATGATGCAGGAAGATTGGTTCAGAATCTTTATGCTGGTGAGTATCAAAGCACATTAGATTTTGCTAAGGCATATAAAGAAAACTGGGATAAGGCATGGAATGCAACTAATAAATAG
- a CDS encoding MGMT family protein, with protein MTEFTSKLLEIIKTIPNGKVTTYGRLAVMAGNPRGARQVAWVLKAYSKKYDLPWHRIINSKGMISLEEGHGFELQKSLLEGEGICVNKNGSIDLDTYLWGKDS; from the coding sequence ATGACTGAGTTTACTTCAAAGTTACTAGAAATAATAAAAACCATCCCAAATGGAAAAGTGACAACCTATGGAAGATTGGCTGTGATGGCAGGAAATCCTAGGGGGGCTAGGCAGGTGGCTTGGGTCCTTAAAGCTTATTCTAAAAAATATGATCTGCCTTGGCATAGGATTATAAATTCTAAAGGAATGATTTCTCTTGAAGAAGGTCATGGGTTTGAGCTTCAAAAGTCTTTGTTAGAGGGAGAAGGTATTTGTGTAAATAAGAATGGAAGTATTGATTTAGATACATATTTGTGGGGAAAAGACTCTTAA